A stretch of DNA from Verrucomicrobiota bacterium:
TCCTCGGTTACGGTGCCTGCACCGCGCCCTCGTCGCGCCTTGGTCTGGCCCGAAATCCACTCGGCCATTCTACCAGCCAATTCTGCAGCTTGGTATTACTCACAGCAGGAACCCCACGGGCGGGGCGGCCCCCGGGGTGTAGAAACGGGTCAGATTGGGGAAGACTTGGGGGAGGTCGCTCTGGGAGACGCCGAACCACTGCGCGAGTTCGGCGAAGTATTCATCGGTCGAGAGCGTGGGGATCAAGCGCCCGCGCCCGGTGTCGAGGTCGCTGCCGAGGGCGAGGCTGGGGTAGCTGCCGTAGATCTGCCCTCCTTGGACGGCACCTCCCATGACCATTTGGTTGCTGCCCCAGGCGTGGTCGGTGCCTTTGCCGTTGGAGGTCAGGGTGCGGGCGAAGTCGGAGGCGGTGAAGGTGGTCACTTGGTTGTGCACGTTCAGCTCCCGCATGGCGGTGTCGAATTCGCTCATGGCTTGGCTGATGACGGGCAGCATGGCGGCTTGGTTGTTGAGGAGTTCGTCGTGGTGATCAAAGCCCCCGAACATGACAAAGAAGGTCTGTCGCCGCATGCCGAGGAGATTCCGCGCGGCGATGGTTTTGGCGATCATTTGAAAGGATTGGGAAATACGGTTCGGCGAGAAGACGGTGTTGACGGTTTGGGCCGCGATGGCGCTCGAGAAGGCGGCGGAGGCGTCCAGGGCATTGCGGTTTTTCTGGGCGAAGGTCTCCTGGAAGAGGTTGGAGTATTGCGCGTCCATCATGGAGTGAATGGCGGTCTGGCCGAGGGCGGCCAAGGTGGGATCTTCTCCTTCAGCGTAGGGTGCGAGGGCGATGGAGCCGTTGCCGGTGGGTTCCACTTCGTAGCTGACGCTTTGGTTGCCGGACTGGAAGGTGTTGGTTCCCGCGAGGGAGATGTTCATGGAAATCTGGGTGTTGCTATTGCAGGCCGCCAGGAGGTCGGCCACCCGCCCGCCCCAGCCAGTCGAGGAGGGCGCATCCGGGACGCTGGTCTGCCAGTGCATGATCTGGTCGGAATGGGAGAAGAGCCCGGCCGGGAGTTGGGCGAGGTTGTTGGTGAAGCTGCTCAGGGTGACGGGTTCGACGAGGGTGCCGACATTGGAGACAAAGGCCAAGCTGCCCGCGTTGTAGAGAGATTGCACTTCCGGCATGCCGGGATGAACGCCGAGGGCCTTGCCCTGGTGGGTGCCGTTGAGCGGGAGGAGGGTGTTTTGCGCCAGCGCTTGGTTGCTTCTGGTCAGGGCGTATTCGGCATACTCGGTGTTTCCTCTGGGCACGAGCATGTTGAACGAGTCATTGCCTCCGCCAAAGAAAAAGCAGACGAGGGCCTTGTAGTCATTCGGGTCGGTGGGCGCGGCCAGGGCGCCGTGGGTCATTCGCAGATTGAGTAGGGTCGAGAGGATGGGCGTGGCCGTGACGGCAGCGCAGGAGGCTTGGCCGAGAAAGCGGCGGCGAGAAAGGTGGGTCGGGGGGGTCATGGTTATTGGAGAACGGCAAAGTCGGGAGAGGAGGCCACGAGGGAGACGGCAAAACGGGCGATTTCCCCCGGGCCCGCCTCGGCGGCCAGGGCTGCGTTGAGGGCGGTCTCGATGGCAGCGCGCGTGTTGCTGGTCATCTGCCCGCGGGTCAAGAGCACATCGAGTCGATCGAGCAGGCCAGGGATGTCCTCGTCTTCGATGAGCTGCTCTTCGGCCGAGAAATCGCTCACCACTTCTTCTTCCAGATTCGTGATGAGGTAATCAAAGGGCAGAGCACTCGCAAAAAAGTTGAGCGTCTTGATGGTAGTGGTGGCGGTCGTGATTTGGAATTCCGGGGCTACCAAGCCAGCGTTTTTGATGGCGCCCAGGGGCTGGTGATCGGGCAGATAAAAATTGAAAACGGAGGGTGCCAACATGGCCTGTTGCCCATAGGCAAGGCGACCATCCTCTCCCCCCATGCGAAGGGGGCCGGAAGCGCTGCGGTAGCGAAAGGCCCGCGCCAGGTGGGTGTGGCGGAGCAGGGGTTCGCGCAGTTTGCCGAATTGGGGATTGGCCAAGCTGGCCTGGCTACGGGCTTCGGGATCGAGGAAGATGGCACGAAGGACGGCCTTCATGTCGCCGCGCACTCCCTGGCCATTGTCTCCGAAAGCGGCGGCTACACGATAGATGTAGCCCGGAGACGGATTGGAGGTCACGAGCCGCTGGATGAGCAAGCGGGCGAGGAAGGGACCGGTATTGGGATGGTAGAAAAGATTGTCGATCGCGGCATCGAGGTCTTCTCGGAGCGTGCCGTTGGTGGTAACACCGTTCAGGAGCTGCTTGACCCCCGTCTCATGCATCGGCTCATACTGAGCCATCTCGATTCCCATCCAGGCATGGTCCGCACCGAGGTAGTCTTCCACGCTGAGGACGGGGCCTTGGTCTGGCTCGCCAAACCAGGGCGTGCCATTGTTGGGGTTCTGCGGGTTGTAGGTCAATCCGGTGAAGACTTTGGCAAATTGGGTGATGTCTTGATTATCGTAGGTAGGGATGTCGTTGCCTTGGGTGTCCTGTTTGCGAGTGCCATCTTGGTTCAGCTCGAAGAGCCCGATCGAGAAGAGTTGCATGATCTCGCGGGCGAAGTTTTCGTCGGGGAAGAGATTGTTGCCGAGGTCAGTGGGCCGGTTTTTGACATGCGAGAGGTAATGCCCCATAGCGGGGTTGGTGGCGACTTGGTAGAGAAGGTCGCGGTAGTTGCCGAAGGCATTGTCCACCAGGATGTCGTAATAGGTCGCAATGCCCCAATAGATGTCTTCCAGCACGTCTGTGGTTTGACCGATCACCAGAATCTCGGACAAGGCAAAAGCCACCCGTTGCCGAAGGGCGTCCTGTCCATTGAGCGCCGCATCCCACCAAGCCCAGATGTAGTCCGACTCGCTGAGCAGCTCATTGGTCTCCTCGTCCCGAAAAGTCAGGCGCAAGGCGTTGTTCCGGGCCACATGGGAGGTGGCAGGCACCAGAAACTGGGCCTCGAGCCAAGTCGGGATGCCGGTCGCGGCCACGCCTTGGATGGTGGCATAGGTCGAACCCAGGGTGGCTTGTTGCAGGAAGCGCGAAGATTCTGCCATGGTGGGCAAGCTGCCGGAAAGGGTGCGGTTGCCGAGCTGGAAGCTGCCCGAGGAAGAGAGCAGGCGGGCCGCTTGGGCCAAGTCGTTGCCCGTGTTGGAAAGACTGCTGTTGAGGTTGGCGTCGGAGTGACCGAGCAAGCTTTCCTCGTAAGCGGTCAGGCCATCGCGATCCTGATCGACATCACTGACAGAGACCCGGTAGTGAAAAGCCTGGTCCACCTTGCCCAAAGGCACGCTCAAGGGCGCTCCCGTTCCCGAATGGGTGCCGCCCACTCTGGTCCAAGTTTTCAGATCGCTGCTGGAGAAGACTTCGTAAGTTTTGCCGGCAACCGAAGGCCAGCGGACTTGAACCGAGCTCAGATCTTGCTCATCCACTTGCAGAACCAGCCGATCGGAAGCCAAAAAAGGATTGGTCCCCGCGATGGACTCCGCCCGATTGCTCCAGCCATCGCCATCGGTGTCCGCGCCAGCCACCAAAGCGGTCGCCTGGTAGTGCAGGGCCCAAAGATCACTCATGCCATCGCCATTCAGGTCGAGGCCGCCCCGAGACGATTGCCCCTTGGCGAGGGGCGATAACAGCAGAAACGAAACAAGAATTCTCATGAGCGGGGCCGCGGGGATTTCCTGCACCAACGTCCCAGCCCGAGATTTATTGGGAAAAGCCGCTCGAAAATTCTGCGGCAGATTGGAAGAATAAATCGGAGAGTTCTCCGTTGGTGCTCGAGACCCCTCTTATGGTGACGGACCGAGACTTGATCGAACGCTACCTCCGCGAGGGGGATGCCGAGGCGGCCAGGTCCTTGCTCCGCCCTCACGAGACCGGTCTCTTCGGCTACCTTTGGACCATGCTGCGACACCAACAAGACAGTGAAGACGCCCTCCAGGAAACCTTCCGCAAGGCGCTCCAAGCCCTGCCCAGCTATCAAGAGCGCAAGCACTTCAAAAGCTGGCTCTTCCGCATCGGGCACCACACCGCGCTCGACCTCCTCCGCCGACGCCAGAAAATCGTCGCTTGGGAAAGTCCCGACTGGGAAGCCCTCCCCACGGAGGAGCCAGCTCCCAGCGAGCTACTCTCCCACAAGGAACGCCTGGCGGAGCTCCAAGCGGCCCTTGACCGACTCCCCGAGGCCGAGCGCGAAGTAGTCGGCCTCCGTCTTCATGCCGAGCTCAGCTTCAAGGAAATCGCCGAAACCCTCGGCGCTCCGTTGGGGACGGTTCTCTCTCGCATGCACAAGGCGAAAGAGCGCCTGCGCAGCCAACTGACACCTGCCTGAACCCATGAACGAAAGCCAAAAGAACCTCCTCCTCTACTGGAGCGGCGAGGCGGATGCCGCCACCAAAGCGGAAGTCAAAGAACGGCTCGCTCACGACCCACAAGCCCAACGGGAATACGCCGAACTCTGCCAGCTGCAAGCAGGCCTACAGGCCCGGGCCCTCCCTCAGCCACGAGCCGGCCTTTTGGACGAAGTCCTCGCCGAAAGGCCCTCTCGCCCCAGCCGCTCCTACCTCTTGGCCAAAGTCGTTTTGCCGCTGGCAGCCTGCTTTCTCGTCATGGGCGGGCTCTTCCTTTGGCAGCGACCTCTTTCTCCCGCACCCGAAACCAACTCCACCCTCGTCCAAACTGCCCCCCCCTCTCTCTCCCCGGAGGACCGTCCGCCCAGCACCCCGCTATCCTCCCGCCTCCTGCAATCCTCCCCACCTTTTGCCAATTCCCTATCGCACACCCGAGAGAGTCGCCAATGGCGCCATCGCTTCTCCAAAATCCACCCTCCATCCACTGTCGATTTTATATGAAAGCGACTCCTAGCCCGCTCGCCCTGCCCTTAACCTTTGCATTCGCATTTGCCCTCCTGGGCAGCAGCCCGGCTCTCTTGGCACAAGAGGAACACGAAGAACGACCAGAGCCTCCCCATCCCGGCCAGGAAGAAACCCTCCGGTTCCTGGGAGAAACCGTTCCCCAGGCCTTGGAAGTCCTGACCTTGGTGGAAAAGCACGAAGGCGAAGCCGAAAGGGAAGCCGTGCTGGAACGATTTCAGGAAGTGTATCACGAATACCGGCTGATCCGATTCCACGACGGAGAGGAAATCGCCGAAAGCTTTCTGGCGGGCAAACGGCTGGGCCTAGCCTTCGACGTCGCAGTCCACGAATATTTCGAGACCGACAACCCACCAAAGCGCGAGGAGATCAAAGAACAACTGCGCACCCTTCTCCGGCGACAACTCGCCCAACGCCTCCAAGCCACCCGGCTGGAACTTGGCTTACTCGACGAACGCCGCGCTGAATTGGAAGCCGAAATCCGCGAACTCTCCGAACTCGGCGAGGAAGAGATCGAAGCCGAACTCCACGCACTTCTTCACGGGGAAGAAGAGGAGGAGGAATGACTTTGCGGGCAGGGTCCTCACAGCACTTCCCTTGCTCCTCGCCCTCAAGTCCCGGCATCGCCAACGCCTCGGTGTGCTGCTTCAACTAGCCCTCCCGCATCGCCAATTCCCTGCGCATTTCTTTACTCCGGAGAAACGCAGCGAAGATAAGCTTGATCTGCGTTTCCCTAAGAATCAGCGCCCGAGAAACGCCAGAATTTCAGCTACAGGGCCTTTGTTTTCGCGGAATTCATCCAGCAGGCCCTTTGGAAAAAGGCTCGGGCACTTGGCTCGCAGTTTCGCCACCACTTCGGAATCGCGATCTGTTCCGAGATACTTTCGTTAAAAGTGCCGCTTCCAGTTGCGCGAAGCCTGACGATCTCGCGCTGGAGGGCGATCTTGGAGCATCGTCAAGAAAAGCCCTTCCAGACAACAAGGTGCCGAAATTACGAGTTCGATTTTGTGTTTCTTGAGCCAGCTGGCGGGAATCTCCTCTGTTGGTAGATCTTCGTCGAGTAAGAGTAGACTTTTGTCGAAAGCCCCAATCTGGAGATGCTTCTTAATCAGTCGATTGGCCACCTCTTTGGGGGAGCCGCCCTGACCTGCTTCGACTTTCAACCTGGTGTCGATTTTGGATTCGTAGAGCAACGAAATATGCCGGAGAAAGACCGCATCGGTCTTGCCTTCCCCAAAAAGAATCAGGCTTTTCCTGCGCGGCATGGGTTCAGAAGAGCTGCGGCTCAGGAACCGCCTCATAGCGGCCCGCATTGTAGTGAGCAAAAAAGTTATCCTCCCGACGCACCCCTTTGATGTCGGCCAAGCGCTGGACCCGGCTGACATTCTCCGCATCCTTCTGCACGAGGACAATCTGCTCCTTGGCCAGTTGGTTTAGAATCTCCACATGATGACAAGTGAAAATAAGCTGAGCCCTTTTGGGATTCGTTCCTTTGTCCACGAAAAGATCCAGGAGCAGCGGAATCAAATGGGGGTGTAGATCCGACTCCATTTCATCAATAAACGCCACCCCTCCCTCCGTCAAAACAGGCAAAAAGGCAGCCAACAGCACAAACAAACGCTTCGTCCCCGCCGACTCGTGGATCAGTGGCAGCTCAAACTTATGCTCTCCAGAGAGATGGACCACATAGGGGATAGGTAATGTGCGGGTGCGCTCCGATTTGCTATCAATGACTTCCCTCTCCCTGATGGAAAAGCCTGAGATTCCCAAATCCGCCCGCTTGAGCCGATCCTCCAAATCCGCCTGGAAGTGTGGGTTCTCTTGAAAAAAACGGGCGCAGTCAATGATCTCAAGGCCACGACTTCCTTGGAGCATCTCCGCTTTTCCCAGCCGATCCACATTGGTTTCGACGCGACCTAGGGAAGACAGCACTTGTTCAAACTCTCGCCTGCCTGTCACCAGCCCCACCGCTACCATGGAGGCGTTAGGACGGTCGCGAAGCAGGGATCGAAGTGCATCCAAATCGGTAAAATCGCTTTCTTGGCTGAGGCGTGGCAACCGCTTGCCCTCCGTTCGCAGCAGAAGGGTGCGAAACGCCTTGGTTTTGTCTGAACGCAGCGTCAGACGCTCCTCCTTCACCGAGGTGGGTGTTAAGGACACCTCATACCGGTAAACGCGCCCGCAGCCTTCGAATTCAACCGAGAGGCGGACCGGTCGCCCATTGCCATCCAGAAAGGAATCCACGGGGACAGGAGCATCCGACTCCAAGGCGTGATAAGAATGCCGCAGGAAGAAATGGAGAAACGAAGCCACTTTTAGCAAATTCGTTTTCCCGGAAGCGTTCGGCCCGAAGACCCCTCCCAGCACCGTCATCTGATCTCCACAACGGGATTTCACAAACGAATTATCCACCGGAGTCTTGGCGCTGGCCGTCAACACCAGCTCTCCCGAATCCCGAAAGGAACAGAAATTCTCGAAAGTGAGGCGGCGGATCATGACAGGAACTAGTTACGCAGCAAAACAAATAATCCACGCTCAATTTGCGGAAATTTCCACGAATCGCACACATTTTCCACACATCACCCCTTGCCGCCCCCGGCTGAGACTGCAAACTCCCCCATGGCCGATGTCTTCACCCCGGAGAAGAGCGGAGGGGTCTATGCGAAGTCATGTCTCTTGCGATGCGCTGCTAGCAGTTTTGAGTCGGGTAGGTTTTTCGGGGGAAGTCGAATTTCCATCCCTTCATACCCGACGAATGTCCGTTCGAGTTCTTCGTTTGGCAGGAACTCTCGAATACGGGGACTCGTCAAAATGCGGTAGTTGTCATCCAGCGCGATTAGACCTCGCTCAAAGGCGCTGTCTATAGTCGCTGCCAGACAGAGTCCGTTTCTTGGATTCACCCGATGCTCTTCGTCATCGGCCCAACGAACGATATGGCTTGCGATCAAAAGATCAGGAATCGGATTCCCGGTCACACAGCATCGCTGTTCATAGGACGTGAGGACTGTCTGACGGAAAAACCGCTGATGGCGACGAATCCGCACTACCGCAGAAGCCTCACTTGGCCCGGATGGTGGAGTTCCCAATGGAGCATCAGCAACAATTCCAAACCGCTCCAAGGCAGCCTCCGATTCATCAGCAAGGTCACTCATTCGATTTGTGAACTCCGTCCAGATCGCTCGATCTGCCTTGCTCGCACCCGATAAACCTTTGATTCCTCTTGCTTGCTCCAGCGGGTCCAGCGAAGTGAAGTTGTTTAGCTTCATCGCGAGCGCACTTGGCGTTCGTCCGATGCGCTCGGCTAAGGCAATTACAGGTGAATAGTTCTGATGCTGACGTCCAAAGGGCGTGCGGTGATACAAGTTCAATGCGGCTAGCAACTCATCGCGCGTCCAATTTGCCACAGACCATGATAGGCATTCTGCGCAGGAGAGTCGAAGGGCTTTTGATCTTGCCTGACGGCTATAATTTCCATACAATTGTTCGTATCCAAATTTATGGCGCAGCTCTTTCCTCAGGATTCATTGACTAGGCGTGGTCCGACTCCCGGAGAGCGACGTTTCGGGCGTTTGCTCAAGAGTCATTTGGAGGATGACTATCTGGTATGGCACGACGTGCCCATCGGGTGGCAGCGTCGGCAGCCCGACTTCGTGATTCTGCATCCCGGTCGTGGCCTCCTCGTGCTGGAAGTGAAAGACTGGAAAGCCGAGGACTTCAAGGAGGTCGATAAAGACACCTGCCTGATGGCCTTCGGCGGAAAATATAAGCGGCTACCCAACCCCTTGTGCCAAGCTCGCGGCTACGTGACCGCAATCGTCGGAAAGCTGGGCCGTGACGAACAACTCTGCCATAGCTCGGGTCGCTATCAGGGGAAGCTCTCCTTCCCCTGGGGATACG
This window harbors:
- a CDS encoding DUF1501 domain-containing protein yields the protein MTPPTHLSRRRFLGQASCAAVTATPILSTLLNLRMTHGALAAPTDPNDYKALVCFFFGGGNDSFNMLVPRGNTEYAEYALTRSNQALAQNTLLPLNGTHQGKALGVHPGMPEVQSLYNAGSLAFVSNVGTLVEPVTLSSFTNNLAQLPAGLFSHSDQIMHWQTSVPDAPSSTGWGGRVADLLAACNSNTQISMNISLAGTNTFQSGNQSVSYEVEPTGNGSIALAPYAEGEDPTLAALGQTAIHSMMDAQYSNLFQETFAQKNRNALDASAAFSSAIAAQTVNTVFSPNRISQSFQMIAKTIAARNLLGMRRQTFFVMFGGFDHHDELLNNQAAMLPVISQAMSEFDTAMRELNVHNQVTTFTASDFARTLTSNGKGTDHAWGSNQMVMGGAVQGGQIYGSYPSLALGSDLDTGRGRLIPTLSTDEYFAELAQWFGVSQSDLPQVFPNLTRFYTPGAAPPVGFLL
- a CDS encoding DUF1800 family protein — protein: MRILVSFLLLSPLAKGQSSRGGLDLNGDGMSDLWALHYQATALVAGADTDGDGWSNRAESIAGTNPFLASDRLVLQVDEQDLSSVQVRWPSVAGKTYEVFSSSDLKTWTRVGGTHSGTGAPLSVPLGKVDQAFHYRVSVSDVDQDRDGLTAYEESLLGHSDANLNSSLSNTGNDLAQAARLLSSSGSFQLGNRTLSGSLPTMAESSRFLQQATLGSTYATIQGVAATGIPTWLEAQFLVPATSHVARNNALRLTFRDEETNELLSESDYIWAWWDAALNGQDALRQRVAFALSEILVIGQTTDVLEDIYWGIATYYDILVDNAFGNYRDLLYQVATNPAMGHYLSHVKNRPTDLGNNLFPDENFAREIMQLFSIGLFELNQDGTRKQDTQGNDIPTYDNQDITQFAKVFTGLTYNPQNPNNGTPWFGEPDQGPVLSVEDYLGADHAWMGIEMAQYEPMHETGVKQLLNGVTTNGTLREDLDAAIDNLFYHPNTGPFLARLLIQRLVTSNPSPGYIYRVAAAFGDNGQGVRGDMKAVLRAIFLDPEARSQASLANPQFGKLREPLLRHTHLARAFRYRSASGPLRMGGEDGRLAYGQQAMLAPSVFNFYLPDHQPLGAIKNAGLVAPEFQITTATTTIKTLNFFASALPFDYLITNLEEEVVSDFSAEEQLIEDEDIPGLLDRLDVLLTRGQMTSNTRAAIETALNAALAAEAGPGEIARFAVSLVASSPDFAVLQ
- a CDS encoding RNA polymerase sigma factor, with the translated sequence MVTDRDLIERYLREGDAEAARSLLRPHETGLFGYLWTMLRHQQDSEDALQETFRKALQALPSYQERKHFKSWLFRIGHHTALDLLRRRQKIVAWESPDWEALPTEEPAPSELLSHKERLAELQAALDRLPEAEREVVGLRLHAELSFKEIAETLGAPLGTVLSRMHKAKERLRSQLTPA
- a CDS encoding ATP-binding protein; this encodes MIRRLTFENFCSFRDSGELVLTASAKTPVDNSFVKSRCGDQMTVLGGVFGPNASGKTNLLKVASFLHFFLRHSYHALESDAPVPVDSFLDGNGRPVRLSVEFEGCGRVYRYEVSLTPTSVKEERLTLRSDKTKAFRTLLLRTEGKRLPRLSQESDFTDLDALRSLLRDRPNASMVAVGLVTGRREFEQVLSSLGRVETNVDRLGKAEMLQGSRGLEIIDCARFFQENPHFQADLEDRLKRADLGISGFSIREREVIDSKSERTRTLPIPYVVHLSGEHKFELPLIHESAGTKRLFVLLAAFLPVLTEGGVAFIDEMESDLHPHLIPLLLDLFVDKGTNPKRAQLIFTCHHVEILNQLAKEQIVLVQKDAENVSRVQRLADIKGVRREDNFFAHYNAGRYEAVPEPQLF
- a CDS encoding HNH endonuclease → MANWTRDELLAALNLYHRTPFGRQHQNYSPVIALAERIGRTPSALAMKLNNFTSLDPLEQARGIKGLSGASKADRAIWTEFTNRMSDLADESEAALERFGIVADAPLGTPPSGPSEASAVVRIRRHQRFFRQTVLTSYEQRCCVTGNPIPDLLIASHIVRWADDEEHRVNPRNGLCLAATIDSAFERGLIALDDNYRILTSPRIREFLPNEELERTFVGYEGMEIRLPPKNLPDSKLLAAHRKRHDFA